The Asterias rubens chromosome 14, eAstRub1.3, whole genome shotgun sequence DNA segment cagaatcgggagaaaataacgggaaaacccaccaatttttccgcacgtttcgccgtgtcatgacatgtgtttaaaataaatcgaaaattctcgatatcgagaattgataatattgttttaatgttttctcaaaaaataaagcatcttatggaataatatttcaagagaagtctttcacattaccttctgtaaaccctgtaagttatttgtaaatctgtgaactttttatttattttttctgttccgaaagtgaaATTGCTTTAATCTATTTTACTGACAATGGTAATTTATACGCCAACGAAGCTATTTTGTTGATGTCTGCGctgataattttattttattttaacctggtctttttttttgttcaggtACAAGTTTCCCCAAAGGACGGCCTCGAAGCAAAATGAACTGTTTTTGCTTTTCACGTCCGACTATATTATAGAGGAGACGGGGTTCAAGATTGAAGTAGCGCAAATGCAAGAAGGTATTGTTTAGTGTTTAAAGTGCTACATtcgtttttatttaatttttaaattgtttgttaatTAATGGTTCAGTTTGAATTTCGTTTGTATCAACACTCGCCCTTGACaacgtttttttgtgtgtatcagataaaaattaaaaaaaatgaacaaaatataccCTTCCAGATTTTGATAAGGGAAGACCTCGAAGCATGATGGTACCCTAAATGATCACTGGTCTCAAAAGGTGCAGCCTGTGTCATGAATGATCTATAATCAATACGTCAAACATGGTGCCTATACTGCTCATTAGAAATGGCTGCAATTTGATCTGTTTTACCTAATTGCAAACCAACTTTAGCTTTGATCATACCCGTTTCTAGTGAGCTGCGGAACGGACGATGTGCCTTGTAGTTCGTCAGCCTCGTCTGAGTTTGtgtgtgtacaaaataacaCTTCAGAGAGAGGTCTGCAGGTTTGCCAGCCCTATGGTAAGTGTTCTctctcttctttttcttcaatttcTGTCTTATCTGACATATCGCTTTGTATGGCATGTTGAGACCAAGCTGTCTAGTTCACCGAACCCACgaaccttgcaattctagagcagtgtcttaccaactagactaccaagattgcccggtagctaggggCAGTTCaccgaacccacgacccttgcaattctagagcagtgtcttaccaactagactaccaagattgcccggtagctaggggCAGTTCACCGAGccaacgacccttgcaattctagagcagtgtcttaccaactagactaccaagattgcccggtagctaggggCAGTTCACCGagcccacgacccttgcaattctagagcagtgtcttaccaactagaataccaagattgcccggtatcTAGGGGCAGTTCACCGagcccacgacccttgcaattctagagcagtgtcttaccaactagactgccaagattgcccggtagctaggggCAGTTCaccgaacccacgacccttgcaattctagagcagtgttcttccaactagactaccaagattgcccggtagctaggtGCAGTTCaccgaacccacgacccttgcaattctagagcagtgttcttccaactagactaccaagattgcccggtagctaggtGCAGTTCaccgaacccacgacccttgcaattctagagcagtgttcttccaactagactaccagaattgcccggtagctaggggCAGTTCaccgaacccacgacccttgcaattctagagcagtgttttaccaactagactaccaagattgcccggtagctaggggCAGTTCACCGagcccacgacccttgcaattctagagcagtgtcttaccaactagactaccaagattgcccggtagctaggggCAGTTCaccgaacccacgacccttgcaattctagagcagtgtcttgccaactagactaccaagattgcccggtagctaggggCAGTTCaccgaacccacgacccttgcaattctagagtaatGTTCTTCCAACTAGACTATCaggattgcccggtagctaggaGCAGTTCaccgaacccacgacccttgcaattttagagcagtgtcttaccaactagccTACGAAGATTGCCCGGTATTTAGGGGCAGTTCaccgaacccacgacccttgcaattctagagcaatgtcttaccaactcgACTACCAAGATTACAGGGCAGATTGAagcctatgttttggcagcgggaaCCACAACGATTTATAATTGatgataaatttgcatcggggataaagattattaatttttttttacccatacaccgatgtgtgttagcacagtatactcagtactttccaaaatCCTGTGAGAAcatttcacaggcatgttactaggttgggattcgaacccgcgacGACCCTTGCAAATCTAGGGCAGTTTATCCTACCAACTATAGATATAAATATAACAGACCCATTTATAGCAAAGAGAGGAGCACACAGGGTAGAGACAATGTACCGAGAAAAACAAGAGAACATTTTTTGTCGTTTACAAAGCTGTTGATTTGTTCTTAGAAATTATAGGTTACcaacatttttgtgaaataaactaTTGCAGGTATATGCGGACCAAGAAACATATATTTGCTAAGTGGAGCTCtaagtttaaagtcaccacaGTTTCCGGGCGACTATCCAGCGAACGTAATATGTTGTTGGCGACTCTATTCAATCCGATCCACCAGTAATTCGTCCGTTATCATCGAAGTAGTCCAGTTCCGAACGGAGATGGAACAAGATATTTTACGTATCGAGTCTTACGGTCAGGAAAACAAGACGTTTGAGTTGGACGGAGCGACAAAGGTGCGTTCAATATACATGAACTCGACGGATAGGATTCAACTTTCGTTTGCCAGCGATTCAACTGTGGAACATTCAGGTTTTCACCTGCGAATTCGGATGGAAGGTATGTTAAGTGTACGGTTAAAACTGAAATAAGGAGCCTAGTTTCATTTCCTTGTTGCTCTTTGTGTCTCCCAATTGTATCCACAATAGTTGTATTGTATTCTTAGCTATTagcttttgtttcctttcttaACTTTGCGTCCACCATCTTTTTTCTTTATTCTTTctcgagttctgtggaaaacaaatcacaagcaTTTTTGGGCGTGATTCAATTAATATTGTTGCATATAAAACTAAGAAAttgttttctccaatgtttCTTGAAATGTCCAAAGTTGATACCCAAACGTCATTCTGCCCAGGCGGTACTACCATTGATTGTTTAGACGACTCGTGTGTGGATAGCAACGCTTCATGTGACGGAATCAAAGATTGCCAGACTGGAGTAGACGAAGCAAATTGCGGTAAGATTATTATTATCCAACTCAACTAAAAGattatttccatacttccatgaaaaacatcaaaaagtacatgtacaacggAGAGAgagaagtaaataaataatattaagtaAAAGTAACAGAAAATAGAATAATAGAATACGGGGCCATTTTGATAAGCAGAATGTTGTAAAAAGCAGACAGCAATACAGACAACCACAAAAGAACAGACGAACATAAGACATGTAAACTACGCTGACACAAGATAGATCAGATGAAATACAACGAGTTCACACTATAAGCGGCAATATGTGGCagtacagtttaaaggcagtggacactattggtaactactcaacataattgttagcataaaaccttacttggtaatgagtaatggggagagattgatagtataaaacattttgagacacggttccctctgaagtaacgtacggttcgagaaagaagtaattttccacgaatttg contains these protein-coding regions:
- the LOC117299570 gene encoding transmembrane protease serine 7-like, whose product is MAGDGCGVEFESNMQSDVSTSYSLWWWDRVSWYKFPQRTASKQNELFLLFTSDYIIEETGFKIEVAQMQEVSCGTDDVPCSSSASSEFVCVQNNTSERGLQVCQPYGICGPRNIYLLSGALSLKSPQFPGDYPANVICCWRLYSIRSTSNSSVIIEVVQFRTEMEQDILRIESYGQENKTFELDGATKVRSIYMNSTDRIQLSFASDSTVEHSGFHLRIRMEVDTQTSFCPGGTTIDCLDDSCVDSNASCDGIKDCQTGVDEANCEDVKCPDFHHCKNTSECKYKWVICNGYKDCPLGDDEENCDRHCPSGCKCYYDNNDLVVTCDNGWTKRTVEGIVISTKRMTLSGGNISKLDDGLFKRFLHLKAL